The segment ATATATCTGGCATTATAAAAGAAAAGATACAACATGATATTCATTAATCAAGATATGATAGCAGTTCTATTTAGATTCATTAATTTTATCGCTTTATTAGGACTTTTTGCTATTTTGTTTAAAAAATATATTATGCCAGATCTTTTATTAGATATGGCGCAAAAAAAGAATACCATTAATGCCTTGTATGATCAGCAAGCAACTCTTGAAAAACAACGAGTTAATCTTGATGTTTTTTTAAAAAACGAAGCGCTCATGTGTCAAACATTTCGATCAAGCCTTGATGAGTGGAAAAAAGTTGTTGCACTAGAATGTGATTCTCGTAAAAAAGAAAATGAACGTATTGCTGTTGGTTTGATCAAACGATATACTCAAAAAATTCATGAAAAAGAGCGTATTCGTATACAAAATATTGTTACAGAAGCAGTTATCCTTGATCTGGAAAAATATTCCTCACACCACTTTGCTGATCAAAAAAATAATTCGAATTATCTTAATTCAATAATTCATTATATGAATGAGAAAAAATTGTGAATCACACATACGTTGATAAAGATATTGCTAAAAAATATGCTACAGCATTTATAAAAGTATTTTTTACTTCTATTACCTTTGCCGATATAAATAGAATAGAAAAAGCACAAAAATTTCTTCAAACGCATAAGCGTACGCTCTTCTTTTTACAATTACCACAATTTGATCATAAGATAAGAGAAGCAATGGTTGCTGATCTCGTTAACTATTTTTCGTTACCCATGCAGCTTTCAACAATTATTTTGCTTCTTATTGACCATAATCGGTCCTATTATATTCCTGAAGTTTTATCATTTATTATTATATTATATAGAGAACAAACGGGCAGCATTCAATTTGTCTGTACAAGTTCTCAAGTTCTTAATGAAGAACAAATTGAATCTATCAAAAAGTTCCTTGAGCGATATATACACAAAAATATTACGTGTGTACAATCCATCAATCCATCATTAATTGCAGGCATTCGTTTGCAAAGCAATAACTACCTCTGGGAACATTCGGTATATAAACATATTCAAGCTTTATACTCGCTAAAAAATAGAAAGTAACTCTATATGAAAAATACTGACCTTATATCTCTCTTTGAACGATCATTGCGCAATTTACCCGAAGAACAGCTAGAGGAAATTGGCACCGTCATTCGTGTGGGTGATAATATTTGTATCGTATATGGCTTAGCCAATGCCATGCTTGGTGAATTAATCAATTTTGAAGGCGGCAACAGTGGTATTATTTTTCAGTTAAATGAAAATTCTGTTGCTATTTTTCTCATTAATAGATCAATTCCTGTTGCTGAACTTGAAACAGCAAAAAGGTCTCACTCTCTATTTAAAACTCCTGTTGGTATGGAGCTTTTAGGACGTGTTATTAACGCTGAAGGTATTGCCTGTGATGGAGCTGGCGAACTTACCATTAAAGAAT is part of the Candidatus Babeliales bacterium genome and harbors:
- a CDS encoding F0F1 ATP synthase subunit delta → MNHTYVDKDIAKKYATAFIKVFFTSITFADINRIEKAQKFLQTHKRTLFFLQLPQFDHKIREAMVADLVNYFSLPMQLSTIILLLIDHNRSYYIPEVLSFIIILYREQTGSIQFVCTSSQVLNEEQIESIKKFLERYIHKNITCVQSINPSLIAGIRLQSNNYLWEHSVYKHIQALYSLKNRK